A portion of the Salvelinus fontinalis isolate EN_2023a chromosome 32, ASM2944872v1, whole genome shotgun sequence genome contains these proteins:
- the LOC129830861 gene encoding uncharacterized protein LOC129830861 isoform X2, translating to MNGPKRTWQQVKIKYKNILQNAVKKNTHRQGTGGGSPKADLTPAEDMALELNKGRPVLEGIPGGKETSIGSSQDATRFIQVSGSTVFLLEPPAQAPDDADPGEGPSATAHDGDDDEEETISLDSRRHEDPDAIQWENQPGNISSQAIRKLYGNHLRRQIELADIDIQYKKKKMENLALESEIKKRTIRKLDLEIKKLEGAPRR from the exons atgaacgggccaaaacggacatggcagcaggtcaaaatcaaatacaagaacattctgcagaatg cagtgaaaaagaatacccacagacaaggcacgggtggtgggtcaccaaaggctgaccttaccccagcagaggacatggccttggagctaaataaaggcaggcccgtcttagaggggatccctggggggaaagagacgagcataggttcctcccaagatgccacccgcttcattcaag tgtctggcagcactgtgttcctgttagagccaccagcacaagcaccagacgatgctgatcca ggtgaaggccccagtgcaacagcacatgatggagacgatgatgaggaggagaccatctctctggattccagaaggcatgag gacccagatgctatacagtgggaaaaccagcctggcaacata agctcacaagctatcagaaagttgtatggcaaccacctccggcgccaaatagaactggcagacatagacattcagtacaagaagaaaaagatggaaaatcttgcactggagtccgaaataaaaaagaggacaattaggaaactggaccttgaaataaaaaaacttgagggag ctccaagaagatga
- the LOC129830861 gene encoding uncharacterized protein LOC129830861 isoform X1, which translates to MNGPKRTWQQVKIKYKNILQNAVKKNTHRQGTGGGSPKADLTPAEDMALELNKGRPVLEGIPGGKETSIGSSQDATRFIQVSGSTVFLLEPPAQAPDDADPGEGPSATAHDGDDDEEETISLDSRRHEDPDAIQWENQPGNISSQAIRKLYGNHLRRQIELADIDIQYKKKKMENLALESEIKKRTIRKLDLEIKKLEGGEICLQCTLYANCNTNVLIIIFLSSPSSKKMTQLKIKISNQYNQVIVIRHRPLLPTPPSTRCGH; encoded by the exons atgaacgggccaaaacggacatggcagcaggtcaaaatcaaatacaagaacattctgcagaatg cagtgaaaaagaatacccacagacaaggcacgggtggtgggtcaccaaaggctgaccttaccccagcagaggacatggccttggagctaaataaaggcaggcccgtcttagaggggatccctggggggaaagagacgagcataggttcctcccaagatgccacccgcttcattcaag tgtctggcagcactgtgttcctgttagagccaccagcacaagcaccagacgatgctgatcca ggtgaaggccccagtgcaacagcacatgatggagacgatgatgaggaggagaccatctctctggattccagaaggcatgag gacccagatgctatacagtgggaaaaccagcctggcaacata agctcacaagctatcagaaagttgtatggcaaccacctccggcgccaaatagaactggcagacatagacattcagtacaagaagaaaaagatggaaaatcttgcactggagtccgaaataaaaaagaggacaattaggaaactggaccttgaaataaaaaaacttgagggaggtgagatatgccttcaatgtacactgtatgctaactgtaacacaaatgtattaatcattatttttctttcctcccccagctccaagaagatgacacagctcaaaataaaaattag caatcagtacaaccaagtcatcgttataaggcatcgccctcttttgcccaccccccccagcaccaggtgtggccactag
- the LOC129830529 gene encoding cation channel sperm-associated auxiliary subunit TMEM249-like, with product MTIGIFGTWDHQFNATEQALTDKIKNNPCYPFTIVKDVFVLEYQHENIWKGSLLLIASTIGTACYMNMEFGDHHKYTGFLVFSMCLSLWLVCSGAFRRRLVIDHKKKEYRYYIHTHLRHRGPLHQIYIRMIAQKSGQVLLMYKLMLNGYKIEGRELSGFSEKYELLECQGRRIATKLNLNYFDYQDTSKRHLVIHRPKIILSANNDHNSPPI from the exons ATGACTATTGGGATTTTTGGCACGTGGGACCATCAGTTCAACGCCACTGAGCAAGCACTCACAGATAAGATCAAGAACAACCCTTGCTATCCATTCACTATAGTGAAGGACG TGTTTGTTCTTGAATATCAGCATGAAAACATCTGGAAAGGTTCACTGCTACTGATCGCCTCCACCATTGGAACTGCCTGTTACATGAACATGGAGTTTGGG GATCATCACAAGTATACTGGGTTCCTGGTGTTCagcatgtgtctctctctatggctGGTCTGTTCCGGGGCCTTCCGCCGGCGCCTGGTGATCGATCACAAGAAGAAGGAGTACCGCTACTACATCCACACACACCTACGCCACAGGGGCCCCTTGCACCAGATCTACATACGCATGATAGCGCAGAAGAGTG GACAGGTACTGCTGATGTACAAGCTGATGCTGAATGGATACAAGATTGAAGGGAGGGAACTCAGTGGCTTCTCAGAGAAATATGAG CTGTTGGAGTGCCAGGGCAGGAGGATAGCGACGAAACTCAACCTCAATTACTTTGACTACCAGGACACTTCTAAACGGCACCTTGTCATCCACAGGCCCAAAATCATCCTGTCTGCTAACAATGATCACAACAGTCCACCtatctga
- the LOC129830862 gene encoding regulation of nuclear pre-mRNA domain-containing protein 1A-like isoform X2, translated as MSAFSEAALEKKLSELSNSQQSVQTLSLWLIHHRKHSKTIVNVWFNELKKAKVSRKLTFLYLANDVIQNSKKKGPEFTQDFAPVIVDAFKHVSREGEDPCKKQLGRVLSIWQERAVYENNLLDQLSHVLLGEKKAKKRPYEEIQLDDQDLASQSSPAEPPQTAELIRALQELENAASGDSALRQRISSLPAEVQDTSLLHRITDKEQGERLSRLVEEACMLLADFSGRLAAEIDDRRQLTRTLTLFLHSQRDGLAQNEQKLEELSKITSPGLCICSVSAVQQISLVIKKNKRENKTESVSAVI; from the exons ATGTCGGCCTTTTCAGAGGCAGCTTTGGAAAAGAAACTATCGGAGCTTAGCAATTCCCAACAAAGTGTCCAGACTCTGTCACTGTGGCTTATCCATCATAGAAAACACTCGAAGACCATCGTCAACGTTTGGTTCAACGAATTGAAAAaag CCAAGGTATCCAGGAAGCTCACCTTCCTCTACCTCGCCAACGACGTCATCCAGAACAGCAAGAAGAAAGGACCTGAGTTCACCCAGGACTTTGCTCCTGTCATTGTTGATGCCTTCAAACATGTGTCCAG ggaAGGAGAGGACCCCTGTAAGAAACAGCTGGGCCGGGTTCTGTCCATCTGGCAGGAGAGGGCTGTGTATGAGAACAACCTGCTGGACCAGCTCTCACACGTCCTGC TGGGAGAGAAGAAGGCCAAGAAGAGGCCGTATGAGGAGATTCAACTGGACGACCAGGACTTGGCCTCCCAAAGCTCACCCGCAGAGCCCCCACAG ACGGCAGAGTTAATCCGGGCCCTGCAGGAGCTTGAGAATGCAGCCTCTGGGGACTCAGCACTGCGCCAGCGAATCTCCTCCTTGCCTGCTGAGGTGCAGGACACGTCACTGCTGCACAGGATCACAG ATAAAGAGCAGGGTGAGCGCCTGTCCAGACTGGTGGAGGAGGCGTGCATGCTGCTGGCGGACTTCAGCGGCCGTTTGGCGGCGGAGATCGACGACCGGCGGCAGCTTACGAGGACGCTCACCCTGTTTCTACACAGCCAGAGGGACGGCCTGGCCCAGAACGAGCAGAAACTAGAA GAACTGAGCAAGATCACGTCTCCTGGTCTATGTATCTGCAGTGTATCTGCAGTTCAACAAATCTCTCTTGTAATAAAGAAAAATAAAAGAGAAAATAAAACTGAATCTGTGAGTGCTGTTATTTGA
- the LOC129830862 gene encoding regulation of nuclear pre-mRNA domain-containing protein 1A-like isoform X1: protein MSAFSEAALEKKLSELSNSQQSVQTLSLWLIHHRKHSKTIVNVWFNELKKAKVSRKLTFLYLANDVIQNSKKKGPEFTQDFAPVIVDAFKHVSREGEDPCKKQLGRVLSIWQERAVYENNLLDQLSHVLLGEKKAKKRPYEEIQLDDQDLASQSSPAEPPQTAELIRALQELENAASGDSALRQRISSLPAEVQDTSLLHRITDKEQGERLSRLVEEACMLLADFSGRLAAEIDDRRQLTRTLTLFLHSQRDGLAQNEQKLEEYKRKLARVTQVRKDLRSHLSNLPDLSVLPSVTGGHLHLPSSGVELYDPTA from the exons ATGTCGGCCTTTTCAGAGGCAGCTTTGGAAAAGAAACTATCGGAGCTTAGCAATTCCCAACAAAGTGTCCAGACTCTGTCACTGTGGCTTATCCATCATAGAAAACACTCGAAGACCATCGTCAACGTTTGGTTCAACGAATTGAAAAaag CCAAGGTATCCAGGAAGCTCACCTTCCTCTACCTCGCCAACGACGTCATCCAGAACAGCAAGAAGAAAGGACCTGAGTTCACCCAGGACTTTGCTCCTGTCATTGTTGATGCCTTCAAACATGTGTCCAG ggaAGGAGAGGACCCCTGTAAGAAACAGCTGGGCCGGGTTCTGTCCATCTGGCAGGAGAGGGCTGTGTATGAGAACAACCTGCTGGACCAGCTCTCACACGTCCTGC TGGGAGAGAAGAAGGCCAAGAAGAGGCCGTATGAGGAGATTCAACTGGACGACCAGGACTTGGCCTCCCAAAGCTCACCCGCAGAGCCCCCACAG ACGGCAGAGTTAATCCGGGCCCTGCAGGAGCTTGAGAATGCAGCCTCTGGGGACTCAGCACTGCGCCAGCGAATCTCCTCCTTGCCTGCTGAGGTGCAGGACACGTCACTGCTGCACAGGATCACAG ATAAAGAGCAGGGTGAGCGCCTGTCCAGACTGGTGGAGGAGGCGTGCATGCTGCTGGCGGACTTCAGCGGCCGTTTGGCGGCGGAGATCGACGACCGGCGGCAGCTTACGAGGACGCTCACCCTGTTTCTACACAGCCAGAGGGACGGCCTGGCCCAGAACGAGCAGAAACTAGAA GAGTACAAGCGTAAGCTGGCGCGGGTGACCCAGGTACGGAAGGATCTGCGTTCTCATCTCAGCAACCTACCAGACCTCTCTGTGCTCCCTAGTGTGACCGGTGGACATTTGCACCTGCCCTCGTCCGGCGTCGAGCTTTATGACCCCACAGCCTGA